In one Hypanus sabinus isolate sHypSab1 chromosome 11, sHypSab1.hap1, whole genome shotgun sequence genomic region, the following are encoded:
- the znf326 gene encoding DBIRD complex subunit ZNF326 gives MTAMDGLRGSNRNWGMSDNDGMRASNRGWSSTDSDGLRGGSEWFNSGTSSNWNSRDNWKSELTRWESEDEYLSFNTEKMEMGNVHSANLALPVGMMSGDYDRSSYGSSRSYQESYSNRNERFGPYESHDSRSALDGRDLYRSGYDLHEPGRSRFGDSYPDRSESSYRNFGDQYLDPYEGRSQSRLYDNGRSNWDDTYTHSSSMPRVWADSDTGRGSYSSYNSFSSLLSKPSSVGSRGRGMLGYSGNEYGGGSFSMMGGQGGGRGRGRELSDVDMYSRSGHNQSYNRGGFASNFGRGMKRKGIQINKAAIKKQKLAAAEKILKAAAAKAANQANNGESKTPASGTDQELKDEDFTKDAYEPDAYECFDKNEGKKKPDTEDEEEKKKLEARREKQRRRREKNTEKYGEDYRNAFTCSLCKFRTTEEQEIEAHLETPYHKETLDFIAKNIQFDKGAADFLHASMVNKNKKIAARKQLQQQEQKEPAQKLSKDVLMGVSSDDQMKKVETVQCAVCNTYIPCLFHSVQQHLKSNEHINSKKNYHDQVRRESLLTASSMLNNPTVKAKFELFLKGENPFENPQEQLQQQQQEQQQEQQQELEQQQQKEEKEEEKQEEEEYQADEPNDQAPVKEGNEAEMGEPADQ, from the exons GTGGATCGGAATGGTTCAACAGTGGTACCAGCAGCAATTGGAACAGCCGGGATAACTGGAAATCAG AACTAACAAGATGGGAGAGTGAAGATGAATACTTAAGctttaatacagagaaaatggaAATGGGAAATGTTCATTCGGCCAATCTAGCTCTCCCTGTCG GTATGATGAGTGGTGACTACGATCGAAGCTCTTATGGGAGCTCCAGGTCTTACCAGGAATCCTATTCTAATAGGAATGAGAG GTTTGGACCTTATGAGTCGCATGACTCCAGGTCTGCTCTGGATGGCCGTGATCTGTATAGATCTGGCTACGATTTACATGAACCAGGACGAAGTCGCTTTGGGGATAGCTATCCTGATCGATCCGAGAGCTCCTACAGGAATTTCGGTGATCAATACCTTGACCCTTATGAAGGTAGAAGCCAGAGCCGATTATATGATAATGGCAGGTCTAACTGGGATGACACCTACACACATTCAAGTTCAATGCCTAGGGTGTGGGCTGATTCGGATACGGGAAGAGGAAGTTACTCTTCCTACAACAGCTTTTCTTCACTCCTTTCGAAGCCTTCATCTGTAGGCTCTCGGGGGAGGGGAATGCTTGGTTATTCTGGCAACGAATATGGAGGCGGATCCTTTTCGATGATGGGAGGACAAGGAGGAGGCAGAGGTCGAGGCAGAGAA CTGTCAGATGTAGATATGTACTCAAGATCTGGGCATAATCAGTCATACAACAGAGGTGGGTTTGCGTCAAATTTTGGACGAGGCATGAAAAGGAAAGGGATACAAATCAACAAAGCTGCAATAAAGAAACAGAAACTGGCAGCTGCTGAAAAAATACTCAAAGCGGCTG CAGCCAAGGCAGCTAACCAGGCTAACAATGGAGAATCTAAG ACTCCTGCATCAGGTACAGATCAGGAACTGAAGGACGAAGATTTTACTAAAGATGCATATGAACCAGATGCATATGAATGCTTTGACAAAAATGAGG GTAAAAAGAAACCTGATACTGAAGATGAAGAGGAGAAAAAGAAACTTGAGGCAAGAAGAGAGAAGCAACGCCGCAGGCGTGAGAAGAACACTGAAAAGTATGGAGAGGATTACCG gaATGCATTTACATGCTCCCTTTGTAAGTTTCGAACTACGGAGGAGCAAGAGATTGAGGCTCACCTGGAAACTCCATACCATAAAGAAACTCTGGATTTCATTGCAAAGAACATTCAGTTTGACAAAGgagctgcagattttcttcat GCATCTATGGTGAACAAGAATAAGAAAATTGCAGCTCGTAAACAACTGCAACAGCAGGAACAAAAGGAGCCGGCACAGAAGCTTTCCAAGGATGTTTTGATGG GTGTTTCTTCAGATGATCAAATGAAAAAGGTTGAAACTGTTCAGTGTGCTGTCTGCAACACCTATATTCCTTGCCTCTTTCACTCTGTACAGCAGCATTTGAAGTCTAATGAACATATCAATAGCAAGAAG aattatCATGACCAAGTTAGAAGGGAGAGTCTCCTCACAGCCAGTAGCATGCTGAACAACCCAACTGTAAAGGCTAAATTTGAGCTCTTCCTTAAG GGTGAGAATCCTTTTGAAAATCCGCAAGAGCAGCTGCAGCAACAACAGCAGGAACAGCAACAGGAGCAGCAGCAAGAGCTTGAACAGCAGCAGCAGAaggaggagaaagaggaggagaaacAAGAGGAGGAAGAATACCAGGCAGATGAACCAAATGACCAGGCACCAGTGAAAGAGGGAAATGAAGCGGAGATGGGGGAGCCTGCTGACCAGTAG